Proteins encoded in a region of the Candidatus Delongbacteria bacterium genome:
- a CDS encoding sulfotransferase → MITIVSGLPRSGTSLMMQILEKGGLEILTDNLRVADENNMKGYYEFEKVKSLMKDNSWLFEAEDKVVKIIAQLLNFLPDKFQFRILFMTRDLNEIVKSQTKMIKNLGNKSALNTDVLKNTFTKQVDSILQKLEKLENVSFTVVNFNELIANPDAELKKIIEFIPELKNLNELISIIDNNLYRERV, encoded by the coding sequence ATGATCACTATTGTTTCAGGACTGCCGAGAAGTGGCACTTCACTAATGATGCAAATATTGGAAAAAGGCGGATTGGAAATTTTAACTGATAATTTGAGAGTTGCCGATGAAAACAATATGAAAGGATATTATGAATTTGAGAAAGTAAAATCTCTCATGAAAGATAATTCCTGGCTTTTTGAAGCAGAAGATAAAGTGGTAAAAATAATTGCTCAACTCTTGAATTTTTTACCTGACAAATTTCAGTTTAGAATCCTATTTATGACGAGAGACTTAAATGAGATTGTAAAATCTCAAACTAAGATGATCAAAAATCTTGGAAATAAGAGTGCATTAAACACTGATGTTCTCAAAAATACTTTCACAAAACAAGTTGACTCGATACTTCAAAAACTTGAAAAGCTAGAAAATGTGAGCTTTACAGTTGTAAATTTTAATGAGCTTATAGCAAATCCAGATGCTGAACTTAAAAAAATTATTGAATTTATTCCGGAGTTAAAAAATCTTAATGAATTAATTTCAATCATAGATAATAATTTATATAGAGAGAGAGTTTAA
- a CDS encoding alkaline phosphatase family protein → MSNKKVNKVLLIGWDAADWKVINPLIDQGKMPALEKLISKGVMGKLATLDPPLSPMLWTSIATGKTADKHGVLGFVQPDKTGTSVHPVLSTTRKCKAIWNILMQNGYKTNVVGWWPSHPAEPVNGIYVSNFYHKLKPEIGAVYKLPDNCVYPKEYSKIMEELRVHPWELTASHILPFVPKATEIDQEKDHRLNGLAKIIAETTTVHSAATWIMENSDWDFMAVYFDGIDHFGHGFMNFHPPKQDFVTKKDFELYKGVIEGGYIFHDMMLERFMELAGEDTTIILISDHGFHSDHLRPKSLSKAPAAPAEQHSPFGIFAAMGPGIKSDEYVFGTTLLDITPTILDLFGLPIGKDMDGKAQLQIYENPENPEFIDTWEAVEGDSGMHSKELLSDPWAEKEALDQLVALGYIDPPQGDQAEYINNTVRESKFYLARVLLNNGKALEALPILENIHEEKTDITRYALYLIKCYMALERPDDGLKIMDNVKEIVANSTPQIELMTGKLYLQKKDDDTALKHLLESEKMDSSGFAIHQELGFIYLRKKMLDDALRCFTKSLEINPDSARGHFGLARVYHLNKKNDEAIDEYISAVTLLYHFPFAHYYLGELLLSIYNFDRALDAFKVVVAQAPGFEKAHLHLIKLYTEIYKDEEKANYHKNFIKEKIDPIRPKKENA, encoded by the coding sequence ATGAGTAATAAAAAAGTTAATAAAGTACTACTTATTGGTTGGGACGCTGCAGACTGGAAAGTAATTAATCCTTTGATTGATCAGGGTAAAATGCCAGCCTTAGAAAAACTTATTAGCAAGGGTGTAATGGGAAAATTAGCAACTCTTGACCCTCCCCTCTCCCCTATGCTTTGGACATCAATTGCAACTGGCAAAACAGCAGACAAGCATGGAGTGCTTGGCTTTGTTCAACCCGATAAAACAGGAACTTCTGTCCATCCTGTATTATCAACAACTAGAAAGTGTAAAGCGATTTGGAATATTTTGATGCAGAATGGTTACAAAACAAATGTAGTAGGCTGGTGGCCAAGTCATCCTGCTGAGCCTGTAAATGGCATCTATGTTTCAAACTTTTATCATAAACTAAAACCTGAAATTGGAGCAGTTTATAAACTACCCGATAATTGTGTTTACCCGAAAGAATATTCAAAAATTATGGAAGAACTAAGAGTACATCCATGGGAACTTACAGCTTCACACATTTTACCTTTTGTTCCAAAAGCTACTGAAATAGATCAGGAAAAAGACCATAGGCTAAACGGATTGGCAAAGATTATTGCAGAAACAACAACCGTACACTCTGCTGCTACATGGATAATGGAAAATAGTGATTGGGATTTCATGGCTGTATATTTTGATGGTATCGATCATTTTGGACATGGCTTTATGAACTTTCATCCACCAAAACAGGATTTTGTAACTAAGAAGGATTTTGAACTTTACAAAGGTGTTATTGAAGGTGGTTATATCTTCCATGATATGATGCTTGAACGATTTATGGAATTGGCAGGCGAAGATACCACAATTATTCTCATCTCTGATCATGGTTTTCATTCAGATCATCTTAGACCAAAATCATTATCAAAAGCCCCTGCTGCTCCTGCAGAACAACATAGTCCATTCGGAATCTTTGCAGCTATGGGACCTGGAATAAAGTCTGATGAGTATGTTTTTGGAACAACACTATTGGATATTACTCCTACAATACTTGATCTTTTTGGTCTTCCAATTGGAAAAGATATGGATGGTAAAGCTCAACTTCAAATATACGAAAATCCCGAAAATCCTGAATTTATTGATACCTGGGAAGCTGTCGAAGGCGATAGCGGAATGCACTCAAAAGAACTTCTTTCTGACCCTTGGGCTGAAAAGGAAGCTTTAGATCAACTAGTAGCCCTTGGATACATTGATCCTCCTCAGGGAGACCAAGCCGAATATATAAATAATACTGTCAGAGAATCTAAATTTTATCTTGCCAGAGTATTGTTAAATAATGGTAAAGCTTTAGAAGCTCTTCCGATTTTAGAGAATATACATGAAGAAAAGACAGATATAACAAGATATGCCTTGTATCTAATTAAGTGTTATATGGCTCTTGAGCGACCAGACGATGGATTAAAGATAATGGATAATGTTAAAGAAATTGTAGCTAACTCAACACCACAGATAGAGCTTATGACAGGAAAGTTATATCTACAAAAAAAAGATGATGACACAGCGTTAAAGCATTTACTTGAATCTGAAAAAATGGACAGTTCTGGCTTTGCTATTCATCAGGAACTCGGATTCATCTATTTAAGAAAAAAAATGTTAGATGATGCTTTGCGTTGTTTTACTAAAAGTTTAGAAATAAATCCAGATTCTGCAAGAGGTCATTTTGGATTGGCAAGAGTGTATCATTTAAATAAGAAAAATGATGAAGCAATAGATGAATATATTTCTGCTGTTACACTCCTATATCACTTCCCATTTGCTCATTATTACTTAGGAGAACTACTTTTATCTATTTACAATTTTGACAGAGCTTTGGATGCTTTCAAAGTTGTTGTAGCTCAGGCTCCGGGGTTTGAAAAAGCACATCTTCATCTGATTAAATTGTATACTGAAATTTATAAAGACGAGGAAAAAGCCAATTATCACAAGAATTTCATTAAGGAAAAAATTGATCCCATTAGACCAAAAAAGGAGAATGCATGA